Genomic window (Drosophila sulfurigaster albostrigata strain 15112-1811.04 chromosome 2R, ASM2355843v2, whole genome shotgun sequence):
CATTGATTCCGCCTCAGGAGGCAACAGtcttcgtctccgtctccaaCTCAAGCCTCAAGCGAATGCAATTTGTCAGCACTCAGTGATATAAAGAGAGGCAGAGAAGATGCGGCAAGGCACGCCTGCGAGTGCTCCGCCATGTTCAAATTCACATTCACTCCAAAGACTCAAAcaagaaatgcaattttcaattgcagctGAATTCGTTCCAGAAAATGGCCTGCCCCGACGTCTGCGCACCGCGTACACAAACACGCAGCTGCTCGAGCTGGAGAAGGAATtccatttcaataaatatttatgccgCCCAAGaagaattgaaattgcagCCAGCTTGGATCTAACCGAGCGACAAGTGAGTCCAACTTCGTTTCCCTTTACCTTCCTCCccgtttatatttatttatttagctctTCTGACTAAGGTGCAAcagttttcattatttctgACAAATTGCACCAAGCCAAGGTTGACAgtggctctctctctgttaGGGAGTCTCCAATCTGTCCATCTTTGTTGCGGCTGAACTACTTTTCTTGCCCTCTTCTTTTCTGTTAATTGTTCACCTTCACACCTTTATTTCGCATTCTTGCCACCTTTGCAGGTTAAAGTCTGGTTCCAGAATCGTCGCATGAAGCATAAAAGACAAACGCTCTCCAAGACAGACGACGAGGACAACAAAGACAGTCTCAAAGGTGACGATGATCAATCCGACAGCAGTAAGTGcagaaaactaattttataatttcatattcatgtTTGAACAAGAGCTGAAGGTGCTAAGAATAGCGGAAAAAATATGCGAGCACCTAAATCAAATTATAACTTTGCTTTCTTTGAGCCTCATCTAAAAATCGAATGTCaaatctattttaaaatgaCATTCAGTGCAATTTAAGtggaatacatttttctaAATTTCGTCTATATCAAATTCTCAACTAAAGCTTAATTTACTAAAGCCCGTAAGACAAATATGCCGAGcacttaaaataattgtaattaaaaattgaaaatacaaaattaacttaatatcttaaatcaattcaatttttagatgatagtttttatattttatgtaattttaaatattaaatttaaaaaaggaaaCGTTTGTTCATCTTTGCATcagtttgcaattaaaattaaagatcTAAAAATAGATTcccaattaaatttgcaaaagcTCTTAACTGAGGCTTGCTTGCTCTTCCATTTTGTTAACAAATCCATTCGTTAATGTTTAGCCTAAGCAGATGTCTTTGGGATTTGGGTCACTTTAAAGCACCACAAGAGCGAAGAAGCATAACAAATTGTGCACAGAAAACGGATGATGGCAACGATGGCTTAAAAGAACCACCAAGAAAAGAGCAAGATGAGCAAGTTTGGTCTTAGCGGGTCACTTTTACTTTTGTCGAGGCTTTTACGCAGAAGAGTAGAATTTGCTGTAGCTTATCAATCATTGTCAGCCGGAGGAGGGCTcaacttttgcatttcgcCGAGAGAGTCGCTTAGTGCTCTGTTCTCCTCACGCGACCAAATCGAAAAACCTAACCCCTTTCGTGTCGAGAGTAGTATCTTCAGCTTTAGtttaccttttttttctttttgatttttgttgctgtattctttataaaaacaaatcatcAATTTTCGCACGCGTATTGACTGATTTACTTTGTTTCCCGTGAAACGCAGACTCGAATTCGAAGAAATCGTGTCAAGGTTGCGAGCTGCCCTCCGATGATATACCCGACTCCACGTCCAATTCCCGaggacacaacaacaacacgccCAGCGCCACCAACAATAATCCCAGTGCAGGAAGTTGTGAGTATACCAAGCGAATAATTTCAATAGCCATTCGTATTTACTTGAACTATTTATCCGTTAGTGACTCCGAATTCATCGCTGGAAACGGGCATTTCGTCCAATTTGCTGGGCAGCACCACCGTATCCGCCTCGAATGTCATCAGCGCTGATTCCAGCGTTGCGTCCAGCGTCAGCCTTGACGAGGACATCGACGAGAGTCCCATCAAGGTCAAGAAAAAGGACGATAGTCACAATCAGGTAAATTTAGCAACCCCTCCCCCTCAATGTTACTCCAAGCATTACCATTAATGTGTGCGCATAATTGGAATTGCAGGTTATTAAAAAGGAGGCCGTGTCCACCTCGTCGAAGGCCTCGCCGTTTGGCTATGATTCAGGCCCCAGTTTGGTGAATTTCCGCCGCGACTCGGATGCCGTGGCCTCGAATCCGCCCGCCTCCAAGGCCGTTGGCAAGAAGCGATATCAGAACGCCAATGCCAATGTGATTGCCATTGCCTCCCCGCTGAGTGAGAGCAACAGTGCCGCTGGTCCGGCTGGTTATTTTCCTGGTCCTGGCTACTATGCCAATCCGAATGCAAATCCGAATCCAAAGGCATTGCAGCCGCCGCAGCAAATGCCGCAAGACTATTACGGCAAATATGACATTGAATTTGCCGCCTCGCCGCATCACATCCcgcacaagcagcagcaacaacaacagcagcagcagcaacagcaacaacagcagcagcaacaaccgcTTCACGGCGAATATCTAAGTCCGAAACCAAACACCAATGCTGCCAACACCAACGCTTTCCACCCGAatagccaacaacagcaacaacaccagcatGAGCAGCAATTCtattacaactacaacgacacCAACGGTGGTAGCGCGTACATGAACcatcaacaacaccaacagcagcatcatccAGTTGGTGACTTTGAAGCGCCACCTATCAACGGTCCCGGCAACTTCTATGATCCCAAGACACAAACCGGTGGTGCTTATTACGACAACATGAATttccaacaccaacaccagtCGGTTGTGtttcaacaacagcagcagcagcatcatcaacaacagcagacgcCCCTGAATCACCAACAGTAAGTTTCAATTTCTtgtgtggcgccatctatgtgCGAAGTAACAAAGTCAAAGCGAATAACGCAACCAAGCTACTCACATAACGAAAACGTTTGAAGCTCAACTAAACGAAATGGCGCCAAActctttcattttaaattagcaaagaaaacaattatttatattgattttctCCCAACAGACACTTGCACCACATTGGCGCTGGGGAGACGTACAGTGCACTTGGCCTGCAAATGGAGAACTGTGATGGCTACAACAACTTCGGCGGCGGTTACTACGAGGCAGGGCCCGGCCAACAACAGCCGCCAGTGCCACCCACTCACACCCATCCCCATCATCCACATCATCATATGCAGACGCAAGGACATCCTCATCTGCATGGACACCATAATACGGTACCAGGAGCTGCTGTTCAAGTTGTGGGTGCTCCGCCAAATTCCAGTCCACATGTTCACATAGCCAACGCCAATGCAAATGCCAATTTCGTGCTGAACGGAGCACCTGGTGGACAGCTGCAGGCGTTTGCCAACACTGGTGGCTCAACGGCTGCCATCAGCGGATTGGAGAACTCGAATAGCTCTTCGGACTTTAATTTCCTGAGCAATCTGGCTAATGACTTTGCCCCCGAGTATTATCAGCTAAGTTAGTTCTGGTAGGTGGACGATGTAGGGCAATAGAATATTTGAGTATTGAGTATAGTGTGTAAATAAACTGCAATGTCATCGATGTAGTTGATTTGTATGTCCTTAAATTCAACTGTCATTTGCAAGCACTTTGTCGTCGCACATATCTGTAAATAAGTTAATGCGTCTGTCcttatatgtgtatgtagaTATGTAGGTAGAGTCATAAAATGCTTCAGTCTATACTTATCTTCGAGACAGATCTAAGTACTAATCTCTAGTTAGAGGCTCTCCAACCATCGGTTGAGCTATCAttcgaaatacaaaaacaaataaaacgaataCCACTTGGGCAATTCACATTTGGCTTAAAGCCGAatcgcaaataaaattaagctCCGATTGTAAATAGCTagtaaaaatttcaaatactttacTGTCATTTCCAGCAGTCCTAATCAAATCAGAAATTGATTATAAGcctactatatatacatatagaacTTATCTTACAAAATGGAATAcagaaatcaaaaaacaactttcaaatttctcaaatttgtgtttaatgtaaatattctAAAGTACGTGTAGCTCAAATCAAATGGGGAAATTCCAAATTGAATCCATTTGTGattcaactaaaaaaaaatttccattatgtaattattatttaatgcaaattcaGTGTTTGTAATGTTTGTATGTTGTTCTAAATTCCAATACAATTAACTTTAAAGACATCTAGActctaataataaatgaaataaaataaatcaataaattactACTTACAATATTGCCTCAAACTCAATTCTCTAAGCATTAATTAAGATACTGTGTGCATGGAAAGAGAACCAAAAGGTGCTCAAAAGAAAACACTTCTCACGTGACAATGGTTTCCACACTTTTCTACACCTTTTACAATTCCACAGAATGGAAAATGTGCTCCTGCCTTCCAAAAACTCTGACATCTAATGATGGATGAGTTACAGGCGTTGAAGGGGACTAAACCCATATACCGTTGCCTTTCAGCATACGCAACTGTGAACTGTGGGATTACCTCTACGTAAGGCAAATAGAAACCATTTTCAAGATAtaagatacatatgtatctaaaGCATGGTGGagttttgccaaaaattcataatttgcaaattacctcaagtatttttgcaatttattttaagtgcGTTTTAATctacacaatttattttacaatttgtttaattgcattgaagatgaattttatttaaaaggcATTTTAAAGATAAAGACTTATGGTAATTTTATCTACtaaatatgctatatatacTTTGCTCATCAAcattcaacaaaaatttaatttaagaaagaTATTTGAAGATATTGCATCAAAATAATGAAGatcaaatttacattttaggAATATTCATAGACTCTCTCTTACTTCTACCAATATTCAGCATAgagcatataaaaaaaattgattgaaattttGAAGTGCGGACATTTATGCTTCATTTGGTCATTGGTCGCAGTTTGCATCCCCAAGGAATTCAGCTGAGCCCATTCGTCAACCAGCATTCTAcattctctttatttttttcggcCTTCCTGTCAACATTCTGTGTGAAGTTCAGTTGCTGGAATAGCTGCTACTATGCCACATGCTGTcccagtcgcagtcgcagtcgcagtcgcagtcgcactCACAGTTCCAGTGTtgaatcccaatcccaattcAAGTCCGGGTCCGGATCTCAGTGCCAGAGTTCCAGTCCCCTGTCGTCGACTACGCACAATTCTGACAGAAGCGGTGAAAATTTAAGATTGATCACCAGGCCCGAGTGTTTGTCAAAATTGCCTCTGACTGGCTGCTGccttttctgcttttgctgctgggTGCCCTTGGTTGGGTGCAGTTGGTGTCCTGTCGTCCTGTCGAGTACCGTGTCTATGTCGAGTGCAGGCTAAAACCTAAACAATGTCACAATGTTCCCCGCATCCTCTGTTACTAGCTGGCATGTGGTAGGGTCCGCTCTTAACACATATCCCCAATGGATGCGTATCTACACTTATAAAAGGTATAAGCATTTAACTAAGCATTCAAATatgtagtaatatatttaaattcattttttgtcaacagaaattgtttactttgcaaGCAAACTAAACAcgtttattattcaattgctGTTAGATATTTTAATCCGCAGTTATTAATCCAACACAATGGACTTCATTTAGCTGGCAAGGGCATTACGCATTCGCCAAGCCCATGAATAACTCTTGTTTCGTTTACTTTCGGTGGGTAAGAGCGTGTCctgcttaatttaaattaattaaattacagcaCACTCGACCATCGTTGGCCAAAACGCACATATTGCGATTGAATGAGGGCTTAAAGAGCTAAGCGTAAAGAGCTGCACGAGCTGAGGACAGTAAGGTCAATGttgtattgaaattaattagaCTTTTGGAATTCCAAcgagaaataaaaagaattacaaattgaaaacgtAATCGGAATCGATTTGGCCACATTCGGTGGCAGCCAAAACGTCAACAGGTCTTTGgcatttgtttcaattttcgaaaagtgaaaaaaatgtaaaaaactgaatttgtatttatcgGTTAACGAGTCGGAGTTACTGGAATTTGAGCTGGTTAATTACGATAACTGGCCATTAACACATTAAAGCAAGACGCTTTTTTTAAGAGCCGGCGTTTTGTTAGCCACGTTAACACACAAATGTTGGCCACGatgacgaagacgaagactcAAGCCGAAACTGAAGACGATGACGCCGACAAATATGCGAGTATGTAACATGAAATTTACAAACATTTAGCCAACAAAAATAGTCAACGTTTTCGGCTGCTTcagttgttggttgttggttggcggttgttgttgcttatgcTTATTTGtgagaaatttcaatttcaacaaaGTCAGTCAAAGTATGTAGTACACCAAACCTTAACGGCCCTGTCCCGTCCAGCTACCAAATACCAACTACCAACTACcagctggcaactggcaactggccaACAAGTGAAATAATAGCAATTAAAGTAATACAAACCTGTTTGCTCTTAACTTACATTTTGCCAGTTCCACACATGACTCGCGATCTcgaatgtttgtttgtttgtaagTATGTTTGGCTTATTTCTTTTGATCCATAAGTTCCAGTCATAGGCTTTTGTGGGGGCCCCTCTGACCttgatatacataaattatggTTCACTTGCGGCCGCTTTGTATCAAGTAATCATaacgaaatattttcaaacattttcatgcatatttttataatcgtacttaaattacatttgtttctttttctctatGTTTGGTTTGCTTCGCTTTTAATccattttatgaatttttgaattaagTTGAGCTTCAGCTTAGCAGATTTAGTATCTAAATTAGTTACAGTTCTCATTTTAAAAGATTTCGTTTTAAAAGTATCATTCTTGTTAATTAGACTGAGAATGCTACTCGTTAGCAGTTGATATTATGTTATCAACATCTTAATTTGACAGTTTTGTGCTTGTAggaattaaaatgaaatatagcTCATATTGTACTTGACATTTTTGAAAACAGtcttaaaatagtttttgaaTAGTAGCTACTTTTTCAATAAGCTTTAAGCAAAGTTGTCTAGAAAAAGaggtattaaaatattgttatatattgaatacgttcgttcatatttttctttgatttatataactataaattaattcacAAACTTGTTCACTAGCGAATTAACATTTCAGTTAGCGTAGCttctcatttttaaataaatgtttctctttcatttttacaaaaatCTCTTTAACTATGTTTTCAGTGGCCGAAGTTTCatgatttctttcttttcataCAACAAGTTCATAGCAGACAAACCTTTAGTGATTTCGTCTAGGAAAGCTCATTAGTAATGGGTTCACTGCCCTACAATTCACagctatttttaataaacacatCACAGTTTAAAGATGACTTAAAAATGATGAGATAAATGCTCAATTTGCCAAACATCTCAAGTAAAATAATTGAGACGTGAAACATTGTTAATGTgcaactaaaatatttgtgtaactgattttataagcaaaaaataatataataatcaaaGACTATTATAAACAGTCTGTCTCTCAGTTTGTAATCTGTAAAAAAAAGATGAGTTGTGGTAATCAAAAAACATGTTGGTTTTTGGTAGCctattgtagtttttttttgtgtttattggTTACACCTAAACTTAATCACGAATGTAAATTTTGTTCAAAGGCCGAGAGTGTTTTTGGGGGGTCTTCCAACGGGTCCGTGCGATTCAATGCCTTGTGATGAGTGCCAAAAAGCGAATTGGCCGTGGCTAACAATCAAGTGCCAATTTGCCGCCGACAAATTTCGTgtcaacttcagcttcaacttcatcTTCAGGTGCTGCTTTGCCGGTCGGTGCTGGATGATGTTTAGGATGTGCGGTGCCAAACAAGCCGAAAGTGTTGGAGGTGTTATGTGCCGAGCGGTCGGATGGATGGATGGTGGTGAAAGAGAGTTGGGAGTGGGGTTGGGTTCAGTCAACGATTACTTTCCATTTGGGGATTTGAAGTGCGCAGCGCAGCTGAGGCAGATGCAAACACGATCTGTAGCGATCCAATTGAACtgcaaaagagaaagagtttTAAATAAACGATCGATCGacgatttgtgtttttttgttgttgtgttcatttacattttacagaTCTGCATTCTGTGTGATCTCTGTTTTGAGCTTtgctgcgacgacgacgactgttCACCCGATACCGAAACGAATCCAAATGTTGCACGATTGCTGGCCGTGGGCCCAACCTCTTGGACTCAGCACAAAACACTGAATGAGCCAGCCAGGAGCAGATCACTTCTATTTATATGAGTCTTCAGACTTCAGGCTTTGCTTGGCTTTGCTCAGCGAAAGCCTGTTTACAGTCAGCTTCTCGATTCTCCCTTTTTGGCAAGTCCGTCGCGACGGGGCGATCCTTTAGCTCACTTGATCGGGTtttacattcatttcatttttgctcgttctttttttttgtcttcagTTTTTTGTCTGCATTGTCGGTTTGcattactgttgttgttgttgttgctgttgcagcggcagatgataataatgatgatgatgaagttgAAAAgggttcacacacacatacatacacacacacacacacatactcgcacACTTTGAGACGCGCTCAGTCGATATATCGAAGAAAAAAACGTGGCAATCTTCCACTTGATTAGCTTCGATTTAAGCAGAAATCTGTGGCAAACAACCCAAAAACTAGGGTCTgaaacagcagaagcagcagttACAAGCTTCGACCTTGGACTACCCCCTTGACAGAATAGTTCTTTTTGGacaaaaagcacaaacaaCAGGTGCAACGTCTGCAGACAGACTTTAGAATTGCATTTTACGATTGGGGGAAGCATTGTGGGAAACTAGACTACTTAACTGAAGTACTCGTTGTTGTACTTGACTGCATGGATTTCAGCATAATTGTGGTTATTTACTCTGGAGGACACAAAACCATCAAAATATCCGTTTGtcatttgaaaattgaagTCATGACCCCGAGGCTATTCAGTTTTTTTGAAACCCCAGCCAGCGTCCAGCCCTCccttcaaatgcaaatatgacCCCTTCAGTCTCTCTTGTGTCTTGTGTCAGGTCTGGCGAGAATTTGGATTCTTCAGTCTGCAGACGACGAACAGACAGCAAGGATCACTATGGTTAAGGAAGAGGCTGAAGCAGAGATAGAGGTAGTGGAAAAGCCAGTTCATTGCACCCGATGTCCGCGTCTGACGACTGACGACTGCAAAATGCGGCATGAAGCATCCTTAAGgggatttcaatttcaaacaaaagtCCAGCAGGACATGAATTGCAGCACTACGACTGCCAATCCTTTCATGCCTTTTAATGTCTGTGAACTTTTTCCGTTGTTTCGCCTCTTGCCGTGCCGCCAAACAAGTTATGAACTCTCAACACAAAAAGATGAAGTAAagcagcacacaaaaacagGATAATAGTGCGCATAATGTGAACGACCTTCCCaattaacaacaactgcaattgcaattgcatatCTCCATGCACATCCAGGTAGaaacaaatcgaataacaagcacTTTCTTCATTTCATTACGAGTTGAAACACCCAAGGCACATAAAAATGCTATTATAATCAAACTATATGtcagcaaaacaataaaatatttatgaaattgttcAAGATTTTATTAGTGTTCCTTTTCTAACTGAAATTTCAAAGCtctatattaaattgatatattgatatttattggAGTATTAAATCaaagtaaatttttttatgGGTAATGTCATTTGAACAAATGACATagaaaaagattaaaatattaGCTCCAAAGTCAATTTCCGATTAGCGTTTTTCTTAGTTCTTAGTTTAGtgattcaaatattaaattaatatttattaaactaaagAACTTCTCTTGGGGGACTCTTCTATTTATGTGTTCTATTGTCTTTCGGCATTTGCcctattcaaattaaaaaccaatttgttttaatattttcatgtatgcattgttttattgtaatgtcaataaataaatgtacagTAAAATGAGCAACGATATTATATAGTACACACAACAGTCAAGGACTCAACTCAACACTTTAATGATGGTAGGCAACAGCGGGGGCGGCATAGCTGGCATAGTGAGCAGCTGGGGCAGCATAGTGGGCAACGGGGAGCCACGGTCTTAACCACAGCTGGGGCAGCATAGTGAGCC
Coding sequences:
- the LOC133835948 gene encoding homeotic protein proboscipedia; translation: MQEVCSTLDSTQMGAQIKSESPLNPLQVQTGQTAVASVVAGPGQQPQGPPPAVMLVNKMAPNCDKRAADTAYWMASEGGFINSQPSMAEFLNHLSPESPKIGTPVGGVVGGVGGGGVGGVGVGGGYPVGVGVPQTPDGMDSVPEYPWMKEKKTSRKSSNNNNQGDNSITEFVPENGLPRRLRTAYTNTQLLELEKEFHFNKYLCRPRRIEIAASLDLTERQVKVWFQNRRMKHKRQTLSKTDDEDNKDSLKGDDDQSDSNSNSKKSCQGCELPSDDIPDSTSNSRGHNNNTPSATNNNPSAGSLTPNSSLETGISSNLLGSTTVSASNVISADSSVASSVSLDEDIDESPIKVKKKDDSHNQVIKKEAVSTSSKASPFGYDSGPSLVNFRRDSDAVASNPPASKAVGKKRYQNANANVIAIASPLSESNSAAGPAGYFPGPGYYANPNANPNPKALQPPQQMPQDYYGKYDIEFAASPHHIPHKQQQQQQQQQQQQQQQQQQPLHGEYLSPKPNTNAANTNAFHPNSQQQQQHQHEQQFYYNYNDTNGGSAYMNHQQHQQQHHPVGDFEAPPINGPGNFYDPKTQTGGAYYDNMNFQHQHQSVVFQQQQQQHHQQQQTPLNHQQHLHHIGAGETYSALGLQMENCDGYNNFGGGYYEAGPGQQQPPVPPTHTHPHHPHHHMQTQGHPHLHGHHNTVPGAAVQVVGAPPNSSPHVHIANANANANFVLNGAPGGQLQAFANTGGSTAAISGLENSNSSSDFNFLSNLANDFAPEYYQLS